GGCATTGCCGGGTCATCCCTCTCCTGAGCCGTCCGCCCCGGGGCCCGCGTGGGCGGCCGGGGCGGACGGGTGGTGACGAGTGGTCAGGATTACTTGGAAATCTTGGCGAGCAGGTCACGGGCGGACAGGATGAGGTAGTCCTCCCCGCTGTACTTGACCTCGGTGCCGCCGTACTTGCTGTAGAGGACGATGTCGCCCACGGCGACGTCCAGCGGCAGGCGCTGACCATCCTCGAAGCGCCCCGGGCCCACGGCCAGGACCTCGCCCTCCTGGGGCTTCTCCTTGGCGGTGTCCGGGATGACCAGGCCGGAGGCGGTGGTCGTCTCGGCCTCGAGCGGCTTGACGACGACGCGGTCCTCGAGCGGCGTGATGGAGACCTTGGTGGCCATTGGTTGCTGACCTTCCCTTACGAGGGGTGACAAGTGAGGTGAGCGACCCGGGCCCTGCCGTCGCGGGGATCAGGACGGGACGCTGTTCTGGCACACTCGTCTGGCGAGTGCTAACCCGACACTATGCGGGCACTTAGCACTCAGTCAACTTGAGTGCCAATCCTATGGATCTTGCTGCCTTCGCCGCGTTGCGCGCCCCGGCCGGTGCCGCACTGCTGGACGCCGTCGCCGCCGCGGGTCCGCTGGATGACGCCGCGGCACTGACGTTGGGCACGAAATTGCGCCGCGAACACCCCGCGGACCTGGTCGCCGCGGCAATCACCCAGATCCGGCTGCGCGAGCGCGGGGCGGCCAAATTCGGCCCGGCGGCGGCACACCTGTGGTTCACCCCGGACGGCCTGCAGCAGGCCACCCATCCCGCCGTGGCAGCCCACCGCGCCGCGCGGTTGGCCCGCCTGCTGCCGACCGACACCGGCTGGCTCGACCTGTGTTGCGGCATCGGCAGCGACCTGCTCGCCACGACCGCCGTCGGGTTTCCGGCGACCGGGGTCGACGCCGACCCGGTAACCGCCGCGGTGGCTGCGGCCAACCTCGACGGGGCCGCACACATCGTGTGCGCGGACGCGCAGACCCACGACCGCGGCACGGCGGCGGTGTTCGTGGACCCGGCCCGCCGCGGCAGCCGGGGACGGGTATTCGACCCGACCGCCTACTCCCCGCCCTGGTCGTTCGTGCTCGACCTGCTCGCCTCCGGCCTGCCGGCCGCGGCGAAGGTCGCACCCGGCATCCCGCACGGCCTGGTGCCCGCCGACGTCGAGGCCGAGTGGGTCTCGCTGCGCGGCGGGGTGAAGGAGGCGGCGCTGTACTCCCCCGCGCTGTCCGACGGCACGCTGCGCCGCGCCACCCTGCTGCCCGGCGGCCACACCCTGCAGGCAACGCAGACCCAGCGGTCCGCGGTCGCGGTGGGCCCGCTCGGGCGGTGGCTGCACGAGCCGGACGGGGCGGTGATCCGTGCGCACCTGATCGACGCCGTGGCCGAGCGCATCGACGGCCGCTTGCTCGACGCCTCGATCGCCTACCTGAGCACCGACTCACCGGTGACCACCCCGTTCACCCGCAGCTACGAAGTGCTGGACGTGTTGCCGTTCGACCCGCGGCGATTGCGAGCGGCGTTGCGCGAACGTGGCGTGGGCCGGTTGACGGTGAAAAAGCGGGGCGCGGACGTCGATCCCGACCGGCTGCGCCGGGATCTGCTGCGCGGCGCCACCGGGACGGCCGAGGCCACCCTGGTGATCACCCGGGTGAACGCTGCACACACGGCACTGTTGGTGAGCCCCGGAGGAGAAAACTCCCAGTTTCTAAGGGATTAACACCCGCCCAACGCGATTTATGGTGGGTCTGGCGTCGATCGGTTTCCCACCTCTCCGATCGGCCGGAGCGGGGGCACCGTGGACAGCACCATCAGCCGACGAACCTTCGTTCGCGGCGTGGGCGCCGGCGCACTGCTGGCCGTCCGGCCGTTGCGCTCGGTGGCGACCAAGCTGCCCGCCGATCCGTTCACCCTCGGCGTCGCCTCCGGCGAACCGACCGCCGACGGCATCGTGCTGTGGACCCGGCTCGCCCCGGAGCCACTGGCCGAGGACGGACTCGGCGGGATGCCGTCCCACACGTTCGGCGTCGATTGGCAGCTCGCCGAGGACGCCGCGTTCCGCCGCGTCGTGCGGTCCGGAACCGAGTTCACCGATCCGGCGACCGCGCACAGCGTGCACGTCGAGGTCGACGGTCTGCAGCCCGCGCGGGACTACTGGTACCGCTTCCGCAGCGGGCACTACCAATCCGCAACCGCGCGCACCCGCACCGCGCCGGCGCTGACCTCGCTGGCGCCGATGTACTTCGCCAGCTCGTCCTGCGCGCACTGGGAGCACGGCTACTTCACCGTCTACCGGCATATCGCGAACGCCGCCCCCGATGTGATCTTCTGCCTCGGCGACTACTTCTACGAGGGCGGGCCACGCTACGACCCGCCGTTGTCCGCGATCGTGCGCACTCACGTGGGCCATCGCTGTCACACCCTGCGCGACTACCGACGTCGGCACGCCCAGTACAAGACCGACGGGGACCTGCAGGCCGCGCATGCCGCCGCACCCTGGCTGGTGGTGCCGGACGACCACGAGGTGGAGAACAACTGGGCCGGCGATCACGCCTCGCGGCCGAAGGACCAGCACCGCTTTATTCGCATGCGCGCCGCGGCCTACCGGGCCTACTGGGAACACATGCCGCTGCGCCGCGCCTCGCGGCCGAACGGTTCGCACATGCAGTTGTTCCGCACGGTGAACTGGGGTGCGCTGGCCACCTTCCACCTGCTCGACACCCGGCAGTTCCGGGATGCGCAGGCCTGCGCGAGCGGCGTGCAGCCGCTGTGCGCGCCGTCGCCCGACGCGGCGCGCACCATGCTCGGCGCGGCGCAGGAGACGTGGCTGGCCGATGCGTTCGCCACGTCCACCGCCCGCTGGGACATCCTCGCCCAGCAGGTGATGCTCACCTCCACCGCGCGTGACTTCAACGGCCAGGGCGCGATGGTGCCGCCGGACACGGTGAACGTCGACTGCTGGGACGGTTATCCCGCGGCCCGCGATCGCCTGTTGAACAACGTCCGGGCGGCGAACCTGCGCAACTTCGTCGTGCTGACCGGCGACGTGCACAAGCACTGGGCGGCCGATATCCCCGGCCTGATCGAGGGATTGCCGATCGGTTCGGAACTGGTCACCTCCTCGGTGACCAGCAGCGGCGACGGAGAACCGGAGCCTCGCTGGGTCCCGGACGCGCAGCGCCGCCATCCCAACCTGCACTACTACGACGGCCGCCGCGGATGGATCGGCGGGCACCTGAGCACCGAGCGGTTACGGGCCGATTACCACGTCGTGCAACGGGTCTCCACGCCGTTCTGGCCGGATTCGGTCGCGGCGACCTTCGAGATGGTGGATGGACTGCCGGGCATGCACCGAGTCTGACGCACCGTCAGGAAAGTTGCCCAGCCCACCGCAGGATCAGTGCGTCGGTGCCGTCGGAGTAGTAGCGGCGACGGGTGGTGATGGTCGCGAACCCGCGGGCCGCGTACAGCGCGATCGCCGCGGCGTTGTCCGCGCGCACCTCCAACAACACCTCGGTGCAGCCACGGACCTCCGCCTCACCGAGCAGCGCGTCGACCAACACCCCACCCAGACCCCGGCCCTGCCGATCCGCGCGCACCGCGACGGTCTGCACATCGGCGCTGTCGGCCACCACGGCGAGCCCGGCATAGCCGACGACGTCGTCACCCTCGAGCAGCACGCGATACCAGCGTTGGTCCGGGATGCCCGCGAGCTCGGCCCAGAACGAGGCGACCGACCAGGCGTCGGTGCCGAACAACGCGTCGTCGATCTCCGCCATCGCCGGGATGTGCCACCAGCGCGCCGGATGCAACACCGGGGAAACGGTCATGCTGTGTTCATTCATTCGCTCGCAAGCTCGCTCATGCCGTGGGTTGGGCGACCTTCTTGCGTTGGCCGGGCTCCACTGCGTCGGGCCGGCGCAGGTAGAGCGGCTCGGGCGGCAGACATTCCGCACCCGCGGCCAGGGTGGCCTCGACCAGCCGGGCCAGCTGCGCCGGCTCGGGGTAACGCGGCGGCCGGGCATCCGGGAACGCGTCCGGGTAGAGCACCGCGCCCTCCCCGATCACCGGCCCGGCGGAGGCGACCGCGATGGGCAACGCCACGCTCGGGCCCTCAATGCGCACCCCGTCGCGATAGCGGGCCCAGTACACCTCCTTGCGCCGCGCGTCGGTGGCCACCAGGAACTCACCGGCCAACCCGGCCTGCGCGGCCAGCGCGTCCAGGCTGCACACCCCGTGCACACCGATGCCCAACGCGTGGCCCAGCGAGCGCGCGGTGATCAGCCCGACCCGCAACCCGGTGTACGGGCCGGGTCCCACGCCCACCGCGATACCGTCCAACTGACGCGGCGTCAGACCAGTGCGGGCCAACACGTCGGCCACGCCCACCGCGAGCGTCTCGTTGTGCCGTCGCGCATCCACCACCGCGTGCCGGGCCAGTTCCTCCCCGTCGCGGCACAGCGCGACCCCCACCGAGGGGGTGGCGGTATCGATGGCGAGCAGCAACACGGGGTGACAGCCTACGGGTGATTGACCGAAGGGATCACGGAAGCAGCGCGGCGGCCAGATCGACGCCGGCCCAGCGGGCGCCCACCCCGCTGATCGCGACGTCGCGGATCGCTGCGCCGGGGTCGTCCGGGTCGGCATCCGCGGGACGCTCGGTGCGACGGGTGAGCACCAGTTCCAACCGGTCCGCGGACAACGCCTCCACCAACCCGGCGCCCCACTCGACCACGGTGACCGAGTCCGGCATCGACTCGTCCAGGTCCAGATCGGCCACCTCGAGGGCATCGGCCATCCGATAGGTGTCGGCGTGCACCAACGCCGGGCCGCCCACCTCGGAGGGATGGATCCGGGAGATCACGAAGGTTGGCGAACACACCCGCCCACGCACGCCGAGCGCCGCACCCAGACCCTGGGTGAGTGTGGTCTTGCCCGCGCCCAGGTCCCCGGTGAGCACCACCAGATCGCCGCGGCGCAGCAGCCCCGCCATCCGTTCGCCCAGCGCCTGCATGTCCGCCGCAGTGGGCACCTCCAGCCGCACCGCGACGCCGGTACTCGCGCTCATCCGGCTGCCCGTCGCGTGCTCGGCCGACCACCGGACAGTCGGGCGCGTTCCAGCAGTCGGCGCAGCGCGGCGTT
Above is a genomic segment from Sporichthyaceae bacterium containing:
- the groES gene encoding co-chaperone GroES, yielding MATKVSITPLEDRVVVKPLEAETTTASGLVIPDTAKEKPQEGEVLAVGPGRFEDGQRLPLDVAVGDIVLYSKYGGTEVKYSGEDYLILSARDLLAKISK
- a CDS encoding alkaline phosphatase D family protein, encoding MDSTISRRTFVRGVGAGALLAVRPLRSVATKLPADPFTLGVASGEPTADGIVLWTRLAPEPLAEDGLGGMPSHTFGVDWQLAEDAAFRRVVRSGTEFTDPATAHSVHVEVDGLQPARDYWYRFRSGHYQSATARTRTAPALTSLAPMYFASSSCAHWEHGYFTVYRHIANAAPDVIFCLGDYFYEGGPRYDPPLSAIVRTHVGHRCHTLRDYRRRHAQYKTDGDLQAAHAAAPWLVVPDDHEVENNWAGDHASRPKDQHRFIRMRAAAYRAYWEHMPLRRASRPNGSHMQLFRTVNWGALATFHLLDTRQFRDAQACASGVQPLCAPSPDAARTMLGAAQETWLADAFATSTARWDILAQQVMLTSTARDFNGQGAMVPPDTVNVDCWDGYPAARDRLLNNVRAANLRNFVVLTGDVHKHWAADIPGLIEGLPIGSELVTSSVTSSGDGEPEPRWVPDAQRRHPNLHYYDGRRGWIGGHLSTERLRADYHVVQRVSTPFWPDSVAATFEMVDGLPGMHRV
- the rimI gene encoding ribosomal protein S18-alanine N-acetyltransferase → MTVSPVLHPARWWHIPAMAEIDDALFGTDAWSVASFWAELAGIPDQRWYRVLLEGDDVVGYAGLAVVADSADVQTVAVRADRQGRGLGGVLVDALLGEAEVRGCTEVLLEVRADNAAAIALYAARGFATITTRRRYYSDGTDALILRWAGQLS
- the tsaB gene encoding tRNA (adenosine(37)-N6)-threonylcarbamoyltransferase complex dimerization subunit type 1 TsaB gives rise to the protein MLLLAIDTATPSVGVALCRDGEELARHAVVDARRHNETLAVGVADVLARTGLTPRQLDGIAVGVGPGPYTGLRVGLITARSLGHALGIGVHGVCSLDALAAQAGLAGEFLVATDARRKEVYWARYRDGVRIEGPSVALPIAVASAGPVIGEGAVLYPDAFPDARPPRYPEPAQLARLVEATLAAGAECLPPEPLYLRRPDAVEPGQRKKVAQPTA
- the tsaE gene encoding tRNA (adenosine(37)-N6)-threonylcarbamoyltransferase complex ATPase subunit type 1 TsaE is translated as MSASTGVAVRLEVPTAADMQALGERMAGLLRRGDLVVLTGDLGAGKTTLTQGLGAALGVRGRVCSPTFVISRIHPSEVGGPALVHADTYRMADALEVADLDLDESMPDSVTVVEWGAGLVEALSADRLELVLTRRTERPADADPDDPGAAIRDVAISGVGARWAGVDLAAALLP